One region of Planktothrix sp. FACHB-1365 genomic DNA includes:
- the hypD gene encoding hydrogenase formation protein HypD, with protein MKFVDEYRDAKLAQDYAKAIASITTKPWTIMEICGGQTHSIVKYGIDELLPSAITLIHGPGCPVCVTDINIIDQAIALASLPNIILCSFGDMLRVPGSEKDLLSIKATGADVRIVYNPLDCLKIAQQNPTKQVIFFAVGFETTAPTTAMAVYQAYQQNIKNFSLLVSHVLVPPAMEAILSSPNCQVQGFLAAGHVCTIMGYTEYEPIVEKYQIPIVVTGFEPVDILQGIYFCIQQLENGEYKLENQYNRSVRREGNETAKTIIQEIFEIVPRQWRGLGEISQSGLGIKQKYINFDAQKRFNSQQLTPVSSPCSECISGEILQGIKKPHQCSAFGTRCTPEHPLGAPMVSSEGACAAYYRYRQQHNKIAVTL; from the coding sequence ATGAAATTTGTTGATGAATATCGGGATGCTAAATTAGCTCAGGATTATGCAAAAGCGATCGCATCTATAACCACAAAACCCTGGACAATTATGGAAATTTGTGGCGGACAAACCCACTCCATTGTTAAATATGGAATTGATGAGTTATTACCCTCAGCAATTACCTTAATTCATGGCCCTGGTTGTCCCGTTTGTGTGACGGATATTAATATTATTGATCAAGCCATTGCTCTCGCTTCTTTACCTAATATTATTCTCTGTTCCTTTGGCGATATGTTACGGGTTCCAGGGAGTGAAAAAGACCTCTTAAGTATTAAAGCAACCGGGGCAGATGTTAGAATCGTTTATAACCCCTTAGACTGTTTAAAAATTGCCCAACAAAACCCGACAAAACAGGTAATTTTCTTCGCCGTTGGTTTTGAAACCACCGCCCCAACAACCGCAATGGCAGTTTATCAAGCGTATCAACAAAACATTAAGAATTTCTCCCTGTTAGTTTCCCATGTGCTTGTTCCTCCAGCGATGGAAGCTATTTTATCCAGTCCTAATTGTCAAGTTCAAGGGTTCTTAGCGGCGGGTCATGTTTGCACCATTATGGGATATACCGAATATGAACCTATTGTTGAAAAATATCAAATTCCTATTGTAGTAACAGGGTTTGAACCTGTTGATATTTTACAAGGGATTTATTTCTGTATTCAACAGTTAGAAAACGGTGAATATAAACTCGAAAATCAATATAATCGTTCCGTGCGTCGAGAAGGAAATGAAACCGCTAAAACCATTATTCAGGAAATCTTTGAAATTGTCCCCCGTCAATGGCGAGGTTTGGGAGAAATTTCCCAAAGTGGGTTAGGAATTAAACAGAAATATATTAATTTTGATGCTCAAAAACGATTTAATTCGCAACAATTAACTCCCGTTTCTTCTCCCTGTAGTGAGTGTATTAGTGGAGAAATTTTACAAGGCATTAAAAAACCCCATCAATGTTCTGCTTTTGGAACCCGTTGCACTCCTGAACATCCGTTAGGGGCGCCGATGGTTTCTTCT
- a CDS encoding dihydroorotate dehydrogenase-like protein, with the protein MDLSTTYLGLNLRTPIVPSAAAPLSEDIDNVKRLEDAGAAAVVLHSLFEEQLLREKFELHHHLEYGTNSFAEALSYFPEPDEYHVGPELYLEHIRQAKECTNIPIIASLNGFSSGGWVEYAQLMQQAGADAIELNVYYVPTDFDLTGEQVEQNYLNTLREVKAEVSIPVALKVSPYFSNMANMAKQFCDAGADGLVLFNRFLQPDINPEELIVEPGSVLSSPHDMRLPMRWIAILYGRINADLACSSGVQRGHDAIKMLMAGAKVTQVCSALLRHGFNYIKVMEDEMKHWMEEHEYESVKQMQGSMSQLHCDDESAYERAQYMKTITSYKLGHSLV; encoded by the coding sequence ATGGATTTATCAACAACATATCTCGGCTTAAATTTACGGACTCCCATCGTTCCTTCTGCGGCGGCACCCCTTTCAGAAGATATTGATAATGTTAAGCGCCTAGAAGATGCTGGGGCGGCGGCGGTGGTTTTACATTCCTTATTTGAGGAACAATTACTCCGAGAAAAATTTGAACTGCACCATCATTTAGAATATGGAACCAATAGCTTTGCAGAAGCCTTAAGTTATTTTCCAGAACCCGATGAATATCACGTCGGGCCAGAACTGTATTTAGAACATATTCGCCAAGCCAAAGAATGCACGAATATTCCGATTATTGCGAGTTTAAACGGCTTTTCTTCTGGAGGTTGGGTGGAATATGCTCAATTGATGCAACAAGCGGGGGCTGATGCAATTGAATTAAACGTTTATTATGTTCCTACAGACTTTGATTTAACCGGAGAACAAGTCGAGCAAAACTATCTGAATACTTTGCGAGAAGTTAAAGCAGAAGTTAGTATTCCTGTTGCGTTAAAAGTTAGCCCTTATTTTAGCAATATGGCGAATATGGCTAAACAATTTTGCGATGCTGGGGCTGATGGTTTAGTGTTATTTAATCGTTTCCTACAACCTGATATTAACCCAGAGGAATTAATTGTTGAACCGGGTTCGGTTTTAAGCAGTCCCCATGATATGCGTTTACCCATGCGTTGGATTGCAATTTTATATGGTCGAATTAACGCTGATTTAGCTTGTAGTAGTGGCGTTCAACGAGGTCATGATGCCATTAAAATGTTAATGGCTGGTGCAAAAGTGACTCAAGTTTGTTCTGCATTACTTCGACATGGGTTTAATTATATTAAAGTCATGGAAGATGAAATGAAACACTGGATGGAAGAACACGAATATGAGTCCGTGAAACAAATGCAGGGTTCTATGTCTCAACTCCATTGTGATGATGAATCTGCCTACGAACGCGCTCAATACATGAAAACAATTACCTCTTATAAACTGGGTCATAGTTTAGTTTAG
- the nifJ gene encoding pyruvate:ferredoxin (flavodoxin) oxidoreductase yields the protein MNTKNYATLDGNEAVARVAYRLSEVIAIYPITPSSPMGEWADAWASVGDKNLWGTVPAVVEMQSEGGAAGAIHGALQAGSLTTTFTASQGLMLMLPNLYKIAGELTCAVIQVAARSLAAQGLSIFGDHSDVMAARATGFALLCSASVQEAQDMALIAQAATLEARVPFIHFFDGFRTSHEVQKIDLLDESVMRDMIDDQYVYEHRNRALTPDRPVLRGTAQNPDVYFQARETVNPFYNKTPEIVQRAMDKFGELTGRNYKLFEYHGAPDAEKVIILMGSGCETVHETVDYLNAQGEKLGVLKVRLYRPWKGEQLVAELPETVKAIAVLDRTKEPGSSGEPLYLDVVTAVQEVMLGDNEDLKAKIKNLKSLVGGRYGLSSKEFNPAMVKGIFDNLAETKPKNHFTIGIHDDVSQTSLEYDPNFSTEPDNVVRAMFYGLGADGTVGANKNSIKIIGEETDNYAQGYFVYDSKKSGAVTVSHLRFGPQPIRSIYLISQANFIGCHQWTFIEKLDVLKCAMDGTTFLLNSPYGPDEVWEHLPIEIQETIVRKNIKLYVINANQVARESGMGNRINTIMQVCFFALAKVLPREEAIYQIKKAIEKTYGKKGAEIVRLNLKAVDDTLEHLYEVETRHGTSLLRRGLPVPEAAPDFVKEVEGMMIAGRGDELPVSKLPCDGTYPTGTSKWEKRNIAQDIPVWDADVCVQCGKCIMVCPHAVIRGKAYDAAVLENAPATFKFTDVKDKAFGGEKFTIQVAPEDCTGCGVCVDVCPAKNKSMPSKKAINMAPQLPLREQEAENWDFFLSIPNPDRLKLRPDMIRQQQWQEPLFEFSGACGGCGETPYVKLVTQLFGDRMMVANATGCSSIYGGNLPTTPWTQNADGRGPAWANSLFEDNAEFGLGFRMSIDKHTGFALELLQKLGGEVGDNLVSQILNNSQKSEADIWEQRQLVTELKQKLQGNHSPDAQQLLSLADYLVKKSVWIIGGDGWAYDIGYGGLDHVIASGRNVNILVLDTEVYSNTGGQSSKATPRGAVAKFAAGGKPSPKKDLGLIAMTYGNVYVASVAMGARDEHTLKAFLEAEAYDGPSIIIAYSHCIAHGINMATGMSHQKEVVESGRWLLYRYNPDLKEQGKNPLILDSKSPKKTVEPSMYAENRFKMLTKSKPADAKRLLQEAQQDVSTRWKLYEYMAARSLETKEHNGHSNGHSEAKSTPPSETKPPETTPV from the coding sequence ATGAATACAAAAAATTATGCAACCCTAGATGGTAACGAAGCCGTTGCCCGTGTTGCCTATCGTTTGAGTGAAGTGATCGCCATTTATCCGATCACGCCCTCCTCACCCATGGGAGAATGGGCCGATGCCTGGGCTTCTGTAGGTGATAAAAACCTCTGGGGAACCGTTCCGGCTGTTGTAGAAATGCAAAGCGAAGGGGGGGCAGCCGGAGCCATTCATGGAGCCTTACAAGCAGGTTCGTTAACCACCACCTTCACGGCCTCCCAAGGGTTAATGTTAATGCTCCCCAACCTCTACAAAATCGCGGGAGAGTTAACCTGTGCCGTGATCCAAGTGGCCGCTCGTTCCTTGGCCGCCCAAGGGTTATCGATTTTTGGGGATCACAGTGATGTCATGGCCGCCAGAGCCACGGGGTTCGCTCTCTTATGTTCGGCTTCGGTGCAAGAAGCCCAGGATATGGCCTTAATTGCCCAAGCGGCAACTTTAGAAGCACGGGTTCCGTTTATTCACTTTTTTGACGGATTTCGCACCTCTCATGAAGTTCAAAAAATTGATTTGTTAGATGAGAGTGTCATGCGAGACATGATCGATGATCAGTACGTTTATGAACATCGTAACCGGGCGTTAACCCCCGACCGTCCCGTGCTGCGAGGCACCGCCCAAAACCCGGATGTCTATTTCCAAGCCAGAGAAACCGTTAACCCGTTTTATAATAAAACCCCCGAAATTGTACAACGGGCAATGGATAAATTCGGAGAACTGACAGGACGGAATTATAAACTGTTTGAATATCACGGTGCACCGGATGCCGAAAAAGTGATTATTCTCATGGGTTCCGGTTGTGAAACCGTTCATGAAACCGTCGATTATTTGAACGCTCAAGGGGAAAAATTAGGCGTTTTAAAAGTTCGGTTATATCGTCCTTGGAAGGGAGAACAATTAGTTGCAGAACTGCCAGAAACCGTCAAAGCGATCGCGGTTTTAGATCGAACCAAAGAACCCGGTTCTAGTGGGGAACCTCTCTATTTAGATGTGGTTACGGCCGTTCAAGAAGTGATGTTAGGAGATAACGAGGATCTCAAAGCTAAAATTAAAAACCTTAAATCCTTAGTCGGCGGTCGTTATGGCTTATCTTCCAAAGAATTTAACCCGGCAATGGTTAAAGGCATTTTTGATAATTTAGCTGAAACTAAACCCAAAAATCACTTTACCATTGGCATTCATGATGATGTTAGCCAAACTTCGTTAGAATACGATCCCAACTTCTCCACAGAACCCGATAACGTTGTTCGGGCAATGTTCTATGGTTTGGGTGCAGATGGAACCGTTGGCGCGAATAAAAACTCGATTAAAATTATTGGGGAAGAAACCGATAATTATGCCCAAGGATATTTTGTTTATGACTCTAAAAAATCCGGTGCTGTTACCGTTTCTCACCTGCGGTTTGGGCCACAACCGATCCGGTCAATTTATTTAATTAGCCAAGCCAATTTTATCGGATGCCATCAATGGACATTTATTGAAAAATTAGACGTTCTTAAATGTGCAATGGACGGCACAACGTTCTTATTAAATAGTCCCTACGGCCCCGATGAAGTTTGGGAACATTTGCCCATAGAAATTCAAGAAACCATCGTCCGAAAAAATATCAAGCTGTATGTAATTAATGCCAACCAAGTCGCCCGTGAAAGTGGCATGGGCAACCGCATTAACACCATTATGCAGGTGTGTTTCTTTGCCTTAGCGAAAGTATTGCCACGGGAAGAAGCGATCTATCAAATTAAAAAAGCGATCGAAAAAACCTACGGGAAAAAAGGTGCAGAAATTGTTCGCTTAAACTTAAAAGCCGTTGACGATACCCTAGAACATCTTTATGAAGTAGAGACGCGCCATGGCACGTCTCTACTGCGTCGAGGTTTACCCGTTCCTGAAGCTGCCCCTGACTTTGTTAAAGAAGTTGAAGGCATGATGATCGCCGGACGAGGAGATGAACTACCTGTTAGTAAACTCCCCTGTGATGGTACTTATCCCACCGGAACCTCCAAATGGGAAAAACGCAATATTGCCCAAGATATCCCCGTTTGGGACGCCGATGTCTGTGTGCAGTGTGGCAAATGTATTATGGTTTGTCCCCATGCGGTTATTCGGGGTAAAGCTTATGATGCAGCAGTGTTAGAAAACGCGCCTGCAACCTTCAAATTTACCGACGTTAAAGATAAAGCCTTTGGCGGTGAAAAATTCACCATTCAAGTCGCTCCCGAAGATTGTACCGGATGTGGCGTGTGCGTGGATGTTTGTCCGGCTAAAAATAAATCCATGCCGTCCAAAAAAGCCATTAACATGGCCCCTCAGTTACCCCTACGGGAACAAGAAGCGGAAAATTGGGATTTCTTCCTCAGTATTCCCAACCCGGATCGGTTAAAATTACGGCCAGACATGATTCGTCAACAACAATGGCAAGAACCCTTATTTGAGTTCTCCGGCGCTTGTGGCGGTTGTGGTGAAACACCCTATGTCAAGTTAGTAACTCAGTTATTTGGCGATCGCATGATGGTTGCTAACGCCACCGGATGTTCCTCCATTTATGGCGGTAACTTACCGACAACGCCTTGGACACAAAACGCCGACGGACGTGGCCCCGCTTGGGCAAATAGTTTATTTGAAGATAACGCCGAATTTGGCTTAGGCTTCCGTATGTCCATCGACAAACACACTGGGTTTGCCTTGGAACTGTTACAAAAACTCGGTGGTGAAGTTGGGGATAATCTAGTTAGCCAAATTCTCAATAATTCTCAAAAATCAGAAGCGGATATTTGGGAACAACGGCAACTTGTTACTGAACTTAAACAAAAATTACAGGGAAATCATTCCCCCGATGCTCAACAATTATTGAGTTTAGCGGATTATTTAGTTAAAAAATCCGTTTGGATTATTGGGGGAGATGGTTGGGCCTATGATATTGGTTACGGTGGCTTAGATCATGTCATCGCCAGTGGTCGCAACGTCAATATTTTAGTGTTGGATACAGAGGTTTATTCCAACACGGGGGGACAGTCCTCGAAAGCGACTCCACGCGGCGCCGTTGCCAAGTTTGCCGCCGGGGGTAAACCGTCACCCAAGAAAGACTTAGGCTTAATTGCCATGACCTACGGTAACGTTTATGTAGCGAGTGTGGCGATGGGCGCACGGGATGAACATACCCTCAAAGCCTTCTTAGAAGCGGAAGCCTATGACGGGCCATCGATTATTATTGCCTATTCTCACTGTATTGCTCACGGGATTAATATGGCAACGGGAATGAGCCATCAAAAAGAAGTGGTGGAAAGCGGTCGTTGGTTGCTGTATCGTTATAACCCCGACTTGAAAGAACAAGGCAAAAACCCGTTAATTTTAGATTCTAAATCACCGAAGAAAACCGTTGAACCTTCGATGTATGCGGAGAACCGTTTCAAAATGCTGACCAAGAGCAAACCAGCAGACGCCAAACGGTTATTACAAGAAGCCCAACAAGACGTTAGTACCCGTTGGAAACTGTATGAATACATGGCCGCTCGTTCTTTAGAAACTAAGGAGCATAACGGGCATTCTAACGGTCATTCAGAGGCAAAATCGACCCCACCCTCTGAAACAAAACCCCCTGAAACAACCCCTGTATAA
- a CDS encoding HypC/HybG/HupF family hydrogenase formation chaperone → MCLAIPGQLLSISGNDPLEKIGKVSFGGLVKEVNLAYVPEVQVGDYVIVHVGFALSIVDEQAAQQTLTDLQQMVTIS, encoded by the coding sequence ATGTGTTTAGCGATTCCCGGTCAATTGCTCAGTATTTCTGGCAATGATCCCTTAGAAAAAATTGGGAAAGTTAGCTTTGGCGGACTGGTCAAAGAAGTCAACCTAGCTTATGTTCCAGAGGTTCAAGTCGGTGATTATGTCATTGTTCATGTCGGTTTTGCCCTGAGTATTGTCGATGAACAAGCCGCACAACAAACCTTAACAGATTTACAACAAATGGTGACGATCAGTTAA
- the hoxE gene encoding bidirectional hydrogenase complex protein HoxE, whose translation MQFSTVTAAKADKPKAETAKGGDKRFKVLDMTMKRNQYRQDALIEVLHKAQESFGYLEEEVLIYVARHLKLPLSYVYGVATFYHLFSLKPNGAHTCVVCLGTACYVKGGGDVLTALEAKTGIKAGETTPDGQISIMTARCIGACGIAPAVVFDGKVAPQISPEVACDRIAEWE comes from the coding sequence ATGCAATTTTCTACGGTAACTGCTGCAAAAGCCGATAAACCCAAGGCTGAAACTGCTAAAGGGGGCGATAAACGATTTAAAGTCCTCGATATGACGATGAAACGGAATCAATATCGTCAGGACGCTTTAATTGAAGTGCTGCACAAAGCGCAAGAATCTTTTGGCTATTTAGAAGAAGAAGTTTTAATCTATGTGGCTCGACATTTAAAACTGCCCCTGAGTTATGTCTATGGGGTCGCCACGTTCTATCATTTATTCTCCCTCAAACCCAATGGTGCTCATACCTGCGTCGTCTGTTTGGGAACCGCTTGTTACGTCAAAGGCGGTGGGGATGTGTTAACCGCATTAGAAGCCAAAACGGGAATTAAAGCCGGGGAAACCACCCCCGATGGTCAAATTTCGATTATGACCGCCCGTTGTATTGGTGCCTGTGGTATTGCTCCGGCTGTTGTTTTTGATGGTAAAGTTGCTCCCCAAATTTCGCCAGAGGTGGCTTGCGATCGCATTGCGGAATGGGAGTAG
- a CDS encoding NuoF family protein has product MEYSELLELAEKEQKAQKPIRVHCCTSTGCVAANSLGVKTEMEQAVKTAGLEEQVQVVGVGCMGFCGRGPMVEVEPVGLQYEKVTPEEAPSIIEAINGGEAKPVQGDRHHPFFSRQLLIVRENSGKIDPEKIGEYVAVGGYQALYHALYEMSPADVVAEITKSGLRGRGGAGYPTGLKWATVAKMPPSQKYVICNADEGDPGAFMDRSVLESDPHRILEGMAIAGYAVGATQGYIYVRAEYPLAISRLLKAIQQAKRQGFIGSQIFGSAIDFRIDIRVGAGAFVCGEETALIASIDGGRGTPRPRPPYPAVSGLWGCPTLINNVETFANIAPILKKGANWFASIGTEKSKGTKIFSLTGKIRNTGLIEVPMGISLREIVEEMGGGIAGGGKVKAVQTGGPSGGCIPVDYLDTSVDYESLAQLGSMMGSGGMVVMDEDTSMVQVAQFYMEFCRGETCGKCVPCRTGTVQLYQMLTKILNQQATSADIEKMKQLSEMVKATSLCGLGQTAPNPVLSTLRYFPEEYTTLLKSEENEQVPVS; this is encoded by the coding sequence ATGGAATATAGCGAATTATTAGAACTAGCCGAGAAGGAACAAAAAGCTCAAAAGCCGATCCGGGTTCACTGTTGTACCTCAACGGGTTGCGTGGCGGCGAACTCCTTGGGGGTGAAAACGGAAATGGAACAGGCCGTTAAAACGGCTGGACTTGAAGAGCAAGTGCAAGTGGTCGGTGTGGGTTGTATGGGCTTCTGTGGACGGGGGCCAATGGTGGAAGTCGAACCCGTCGGACTGCAATATGAAAAAGTCACCCCGGAAGAAGCGCCTTCTATTATTGAAGCCATTAATGGGGGAGAAGCCAAACCCGTCCAAGGCGATCGCCATCATCCGTTTTTCAGTCGTCAACTGTTAATTGTTCGGGAAAATAGCGGTAAAATTGACCCGGAAAAAATTGGCGAATATGTTGCCGTGGGCGGGTATCAAGCGTTATATCATGCCCTTTATGAAATGAGTCCGGCCGATGTCGTTGCCGAAATTACTAAATCAGGTTTACGGGGCAGAGGCGGCGCAGGATATCCAACCGGGTTGAAATGGGCCACCGTTGCCAAAATGCCTCCGAGTCAGAAATACGTGATCTGTAACGCCGATGAAGGCGATCCCGGTGCGTTTATGGATCGGAGTGTGCTAGAAAGTGATCCCCACCGCATCTTAGAAGGGATGGCGATCGCAGGTTATGCCGTCGGTGCAACCCAAGGGTATATTTATGTGCGGGCTGAATATCCCCTCGCCATTAGCCGTCTCCTAAAAGCCATCCAACAAGCCAAACGTCAAGGCTTTATAGGCAGTCAAATCTTTGGATCAGCCATTGATTTCCGCATTGATATCCGGGTGGGGGCGGGAGCCTTTGTTTGTGGGGAAGAAACGGCCCTGATTGCTTCCATTGATGGCGGACGTGGCACACCTCGCCCCCGTCCCCCCTATCCTGCCGTTTCTGGCTTATGGGGTTGTCCCACCTTAATTAATAACGTCGAAACCTTTGCCAATATTGCCCCCATTCTCAAAAAAGGCGCCAATTGGTTTGCTAGTATTGGTACAGAAAAGAGTAAAGGGACTAAAATTTTCTCCCTTACCGGAAAAATTCGTAATACCGGACTCATTGAAGTACCAATGGGCATTAGCCTACGGGAAATTGTCGAAGAGATGGGCGGCGGTATTGCAGGGGGCGGCAAAGTTAAAGCCGTGCAAACCGGAGGGCCATCGGGCGGTTGTATTCCCGTCGATTATTTAGATACTTCCGTTGATTACGAATCATTGGCCCAATTAGGATCGATGATGGGATCAGGAGGCATGGTGGTGATGGACGAAGACACCAGCATGGTGCAAGTTGCCCAATTTTATATGGAATTCTGTCGAGGGGAAACCTGCGGAAAATGCGTTCCCTGCCGCACAGGAACGGTACAACTGTATCAAATGTTAACAAAAATTCTCAATCAACAAGCGACTTCCGCAGATATTGAGAAAATGAAACAGTTGTCGGAAATGGTGAAAGCCACCAGTTTATGCGGACTTGGACAAACCGCACCGAACCCAGTTTTGAGTACCTTACGCTATTTTCCAGAGGAATATACGACTTTATTGAAATCGGAAGAAAACGAACAAGTTCCGGTGTCTTAA
- a CDS encoding antibiotic biosynthesis monooxygenase: MIRVIYRWKVQPEKQTEFIQAWTQATETIRHQVLGSKGSLLLRSAQHSSEFIAIARWETLEHWQQFWQGDPPDPQAFQIMQTVSQLLSHQVCEEIEDLTLL, from the coding sequence ATGATTCGAGTGATTTATCGTTGGAAAGTTCAACCTGAAAAGCAAACAGAATTTATTCAAGCTTGGACACAAGCGACTGAAACCATTCGACATCAGGTTTTAGGTTCAAAAGGTAGTTTATTACTGCGTTCTGCCCAACATTCATCGGAATTTATTGCGATCGCACGATGGGAAACTTTAGAACACTGGCAACAATTTTGGCAAGGTGATCCACCCGATCCCCAAGCTTTTCAAATCATGCAAACGGTTAGTCAGTTATTATCCCATCAAGTCTGCGAGGAGATAGAAGATTTAACGCTTCTATAG